The proteins below are encoded in one region of Vicinamibacterales bacterium:
- a CDS encoding response regulator, with the protein MARILVVDDDRGTRHILQQLLNADGHQASVAKDGLDALEALKSRRFDLLLLDVWMPRMNGIELLAKLRSRKSRPRVVVMTSDDAPQTLLEAVRENAFRYVHKPVDPPALLNTVREVLAAPEIPPIEVVSARPEWIELVVPCTREAVDRIGPVMAQLEAALAPEVRESIAYAFRELLLNAIEWGGRLDPTRRVRIACLHSPRMRMYRIADPGSGFTIEDLPHAAIGQPPDQPVEHMRVREAKGLRPGGFGLLTVRASVDELLYNEKRNEVVFVKYL; encoded by the coding sequence ATGGCAAGGATTCTCGTCGTCGACGATGATCGAGGCACGCGGCACATCCTGCAGCAGCTGCTCAACGCCGACGGCCACCAGGCGTCGGTCGCCAAAGACGGGCTCGACGCGCTCGAGGCGCTGAAGAGCCGCCGCTTCGACCTGCTGCTGCTCGACGTCTGGATGCCGCGCATGAACGGGATCGAGCTGCTGGCGAAGCTGCGCTCGCGCAAGTCCCGGCCGCGCGTCGTGGTGATGACCTCGGACGACGCGCCGCAGACGCTGCTCGAGGCGGTGCGCGAGAACGCCTTCCGCTACGTGCACAAGCCGGTCGATCCGCCCGCGCTGCTGAACACCGTGCGCGAGGTCCTGGCCGCGCCGGAAATTCCCCCGATCGAGGTGGTCTCGGCGCGGCCGGAGTGGATCGAGCTGGTGGTGCCGTGCACGCGCGAGGCGGTCGATCGAATCGGTCCCGTGATGGCGCAGCTCGAAGCGGCGCTCGCGCCGGAGGTGCGCGAGTCGATTGCCTATGCCTTCCGCGAGCTGCTGCTGAACGCCATCGAGTGGGGCGGCCGGCTCGATCCGACGCGCCGCGTCCGCATCGCCTGCCTGCACTCGCCGCGCATGCGGATGTACCGGATTGCGGATCCCGGCTCGGGCTTCACCATCGAGGATCTGCCCCACGCCGCCATCGGGCAGCCGCCCGATCAACCGGTGGAGCACATGCGCGTCCGCGAAGCCAAAGGTCTCCGGCCCGGCGGGTTCGGGCTCCTCACGGTGCGCGCCAGCGTCGACGAGCTGCTCTACAACGAGAAGCGGAACGAAGTCGTGTTCGTGAAGTACCTGTAA